The Eleutherodactylus coqui strain aEleCoq1 chromosome 13, aEleCoq1.hap1, whole genome shotgun sequence genome includes a window with the following:
- the LOC136588111 gene encoding gastrula zinc finger protein XlCGF26.1-like, with protein MSGRSQHHLTAVPLQTVIMEEGRTHLKSEAMEGDSTELKDERPAVCTDGSSNRSTPERCSSPQYSWDSSDENHDTLQDPECKDLVIVKVEDIDDDEEYMREDLLWKEEEMPSDINAGEHDELSEQHPSLYHDMEYDDLQHYSCAEHTIIHHPSDPSNRKNLDHDKMYPCSECGKRFKQKSHLLRHQLIHTGEKPFSCPDCGKSFPQKAKLILHQRTHTGEKPFPCPVCGKCFTIKSNLDAHQIVHTGEKPFPCLECGKCFTKKSNLISHQRIHTGEQPFSCSECRKSFTQKTALLKHQRIHTGELPFFCSHCGKYFRNKSNLDNHLKVHAGEHPYSCSECGKGFVQRAKLVQHLRVHTGEKPFTCLVCGKCFTMKSSLDVHQEVHNSQDMLSCPDCGKYFKRKSNLLIHQRIHTGEELFSCTECGKSFTRKETLAKHQRTHTGERPFPCTECGRCFTQKSHLIKHQQLHLYPNIVGGETARDKQR; from the exons ATGTCTGGGAGATCCCAACATCACTTGACTGCTGTTCCTCTACAGACGGTGATCATGGAGGAGGGCCGGACGCACCTGAAGAGTGAGGCCATGGAGGGGGACTCCACGGAGCTGAAGGACGAGCGCCCTGCTGTCTGTACAG ATGGATCCAGTAACAGAAGTACTCCGGAGAGATGCTCCAGCCCTCAGTATTCCTGGGACAGTTCGGACGAGAACCACGACACCCTGCAGGATCCGGAG TGTAAGGACTTGGTTATTGTTAAAGTGGAAGACATAGATGACGATGAGGAGTACATGAGGGAAGATCTGCTATGGAAGGAAGAAGAAATGCCTTCAGATATAAATGCAG GTGAACACGATGAGCTCTCGGAGCAGCACCCAAGTTTATATCATGATATGGAATATGATGACCTCCAACACTATTCCTGTGCGGAACACACCATAATCCATCACCCATCTGATCCCTCCAACCGCAAGAACTTGGATCATGACAAAATGTATCCTTGCTCTGAATGTGGGAAAAGGttcaagcagaaatcgcacctccTCAGACATCAGTTaattcacactggagagaagccattttcctgcccagatTGTGGAAAAAGTTTTCCACAGAAAGCCAAACTCAttttacatcagagaactcacacgggggagaagccgTTCCCATGTCCggtgtgtgggaaatgttttacaattaAATCCAATCTCGATGCCCATCAGATCGTCCACACGGGGGAGAAGCCGTTCCCTTGCTTGgagtgtgggaaatgctttaccaaAAAATCCAATCTTATAAGTCACCAGAGAATCCACACGGGCGAGCAGCCGTTCTCCTGCTCAGAATGCAGGAAAAGCTTTACCCAGAAAACAGCTCTTCTCAAGCACCAGAGAATCCACACGGGTGAGCTGCCCTTCTTCTGTTCTCACTGCGGGAAGTACTTCAGAAATAAATCCAACCTGGATAACCATCTGAAGGTTCACGCCGGCGAGCATCCTTACTCATGCTCTGAGTGTGGGAAAGGCTTTGTCCAAAGAGCTAAACTTGTCCAACATCTGAGAGTCcatacaggggaaaagccattcaCTTGTCTGGTGTGCGGGAAGTGCTTCACAATGAAGTCCAGCCTGGATGTGCATCAGGAGGTTCATAACAGCCAAGATATGTTGTCTTGTCCGGACTGTGGGAAATACTTCAAGCGCAAGTCTAATCTGTTAATACACCAGCGAATCCACACGGGTGAAGAACTCTtctcatgtacagaatgtggaaAGAGTTTCACCCGCAAAGAGACTCTTGCTAAACACCAGAGGACTCACACGGGCGAGCGGCCCTTCCCTTGCACCGAATGCGGGCGATGCTTCACTCAGAAATCTCACCTCATTAAACATCAACAACTTCACTTGTATCCGAACATAGTCGGCGGTGAGACCGCAAGAGACAAGCAGCGTTAA